In Candidatus Kryptoniota bacterium, the sequence AGTCTGTGTGACAACTGCGGAATCGGCTTCATGGATGCCGCGGTTACTGCTTCTCGCGGTGACTCTCAATGTGAGCGCAGCGGGGAGGCTGCCGGTAAGATTCAGCTTGAATGTCAGCCTTGTTGAATCGCTCAATCGATCGTCAGGATTCAGATCGCCTTTCAGTCCAGGGAGACTCACGACTTCAGTGTCCGATGTCAGGTGGACCGGATTCGGCATTCGAATGACTCCCGTTGCAGAAATGAAACTGACACTCGACATTGTGAAGTTACCACTTATCTTGTCCGAGGATGAGACGAGAACGAATTCTCCGCCCGAGCCGGGCAGTGTGACAGTCATCGCGTATGATATTGAATCGGCCGGTTGACTCCCAAGATCCATCGTCCAGTTGGAAAGACTAAATGAGTCTGAGCTTTTACTTTTGGCATCAGGAGTCTGGAGATCTCCCACGCTCGCGAGGTCCCGGTCAACCTCGAAGGGGTTTCCATGGTCGTCCCTCATGCCGTTCACTATGATCTTCACGTCGCATGGCATGTTAAAAAAGTTTCTCATGTTCGCTGCGATTGTGCCGGACGCGATGCTCGCCCTTTGTATCTTCTGTGAGCCGGGGAAGGCAATTTTCCCGCTGATAACAACAGGGGGCTGAGGATCTACGACGGCCTCGGCGGATGTCGCCTTGATGTTTTTCAGAGACATCGTGACAAGAACCACCGTATCCGATTTTACAAGTACGGACTTAGTACCTCCGGGAGAGCTTAAAACCATGCACACCTTCGGGTTCGCCGGCAGCATGATATCTTCGAGCTTCTGTGTACTCGTGTATGATTCGCCCGGATCCAGCTTCTTGTCGGGGAGCTGAACTGTGAACAGCGTTTCCCCAGCCGAATCCTCGAATACGATTCCCTCGGGGAAATCCAATTGCTCGCAGTATTCGCTGACGATACTGGCAGTCAAGTCGGCAGAACTGATTTCAGCCCATTTGAAATTGGCAGCATTTGCGGATGCGGCGAATGTAAATGTCCTGGGAGGAATCGGCATTGGTGTTACGCTGTGTCCTACGACCGATTTGCTTCCGGTCAACTGGTCGAGCATCGTTACAAAAGTGAACGGCGACGGAGACCGGATGGAGAAAGTACCCAGGGAGTCGACGACACTTACGGATGGGAAAGCCTTTAACTTCAAACTATTGCCCACCTTGACTGTGGAAAGGCTCAGGTTCTCACAAGTGGATAGTGCACCCGATGACCAGATAGTAGTCAAAGAGGTTGTGTCGCCCTTCGTGGTGACGACAGAATCTTTCCCCACGATCTGTGCCAGTGTAAACGTACCGTTGAAAATGGGAATGCTTAGCTGTGCGTCCCACGTTGGCATTACAAATTTTTGCGGTAGATCGCGGGAACACCCTGACGCGAGAAGGACTGGCAGAGTTAACGCCAGGAATAGCATAGGTTTCATTTTGTGATTCCTCGACGTCAATAGAAATGAACTTATGCGATGCTTATCTATTCAGGCGAGATCGCGATTCGCCTTCCCCCTTCGCCTCATCCGTATATGTCTATCAAACAAATCTCTTCTGAGGTAACGGGCGAAAGGGCGGATTCACTCACGCACCGTGGTACCTCCTCAGTTTCAAAATCAGATTTTCAAATCGAACTTTCTCCGAACTGAGAACTAGTTGCCTGATTGAGCCCCGTAAAGCGCAGCGGCACCGTATTCCTTCCCGTTGAAGAAGTAGCCCGCCGGGTCGACATGAACGCCGTTCTTCCTCACTTCGTAATGCAGATGCGGCCCGGTGGATAATCCGGAGTCGCCGCTCAATGCAATGACCTGTCCGCGGACGATCTTTTGTCCTGCCTTGACAAGTGCCTTTGAAAGATGACCGTAAAGAGTCGTGTAGCCGTAGCCATGAGATATTTCAACGACATTCCCGTACCCTCCTCTTCGCCCCACGTAGGAGATCACGCCGTCTCCTGTCGAGTGTACCGGTGTACCATAACCGACTACGATATCTATTCCCTCATGCATCAGCCGCATATGGAGGATCGGATGGAATCGAATGCCGAATCCGTCCGTCATGGTGCCGAAACGTATTGGGTCAATCGCCGGGAGGTGGAGGAACATGTCCTGGTTCTTCTTGTACTTCGACAAAATCTCCGAGTAACTCTCCTGTTGCAGTCTCGCTTCACGATCGAGTGCGTCCAATGCGCTCGAGGCTGTCGAGATCATCTTGTTCGCATCCGGCGACATCCCGTAATCCTTGTTGATCTCCGTTCCACCGATTCCGACTTTGCGAACATCGGAAGAAATATTCTGCATGCCCACGGATGTCCGAAGTTCCCTGTCGCTCCGCCCGAGGTCCAGCATTGTGTTTTGAAGCGCGATGAGTTTGTGATCGAGAGTCGAGAGCTTAACCTTAAGCGCGCTGTTTTCCATGGCCATGTTGTCGGCTCGAAGACTCTTCACATTCAGGAGATCAAACCCAAAATATTCTGACGTCATTGTGGCTATCGACGAGATGATGACTATCGATCCAGCTGATAACAGGATCCTTCGCAGGCTTAGAGAAGTAAATCTCAGACTCGATTGTGAATAGTAGTAAAGTTTGAACATTTATCCTTCAATTCGCTATGCGACAACCACCATGCCGCAAAGACTAAGGAGTCGGGTTCTAAAGCATGCTCGACTGCACGTCAATCTATATGATTCCTGGAGGGCTTGGGAGTCCGGTGCTTAATCCACCGGCTAAGCAAGTAATTATTACAATCGTATGGAAAAAATTGCTGGTACTTTAAATGGATGGTATCCGAGTGAGCGACCAGCTGATACCGCCCTGCCAGGTAATCAGCAGGTGAAGATGTTTAACAGATAAAATGCGGATGATGTTTGCGGTGGAAGCGGTATGTGCTCTTCATTTTAATTTGCGGGTTTCCCGGAGAGCCGGTCATTAACATAATTCAAAAGCTGAATAGCAGGCTGGAAGTCGGGTCGGCTCTCAAGTATTTCCATGAGTCGTGATTTCGCCTTAAAATATTCACCAACTCTAACGTACGCATAACTGATTGCGAGACCATTTTGAATTTTTTCGGAAGGACTCTGCGGAAAGCTGTCAGTCAGAAGGTAGTACGTCAGTGCTTTGTCCGCGTCGCCTCTCCGCATCATTACGTCCCCGAGCGTTCTATACGCCTGGATCGATGGGTTTATTCGCAACGAGCGCAGGAGAATATCAACCATGTTGTCGATTCGATTTTCCTGAAGATAAAGTCGTGCGAGATACAGATATAAGGATACGTCCGGTGGATCCTGGCTCAGCAGCGCCCTGTACTCACCTTCGACCTCTCTCCAGTCTCAGCGCCGCTGGTAGAAATTTATCGCACGGAGGTGTGCGTTTCCCCAGTCGAGATTGCCGTCCACAACTTGTTGGGCTATCTCGCCGATCGTGTCGGACGGCGAGATGGAATCACCGCGAGGTGCCTGGTTTTTGAACGGCCATCCGGAAGTCAGGACGTCTGTCGATTGTTTCGCGATCTGCTCG encodes:
- a CDS encoding M23 family metallopeptidase codes for the protein MFKLYYYSQSSLRFTSLSLRRILLSAGSIVIISSIATMTSEYFGFDLLNVKSLRADNMAMENSALKVKLSTLDHKLIALQNTMLDLGRSDRELRTSVGMQNISSDVRKVGIGGTEINKDYGMSPDANKMISTASSALDALDREARLQQESYSEILSKYKKNQDMFLHLPAIDPIRFGTMTDGFGIRFHPILHMRLMHEGIDIVVGYGTPVHSTGDGVISYVGRRGGYGNVVEISHGYGYTTLYGHLSKALVKAGQKIVRGQVIALSGDSGLSTGPHLHYEVRKNGVHVDPAGYFFNGKEYGAAALYGAQSGN